Proteins from a genomic interval of Phlebotomus papatasi isolate M1 chromosome 3, Ppap_2.1, whole genome shotgun sequence:
- the LOC129806525 gene encoding zinc carboxypeptidase-like — MKSCFILLVVLALTSAEPYRFDQFKVFRVRIEAQEQLDVLRSLKTGPNSYEYFDEPRHIGQEVDMVVPPFLQSEFDSMITNTKMNKELMINNLQELVDKERPNRAVENDDEFGWDDYHSIDTINAWMYSLEELYNEVTVIQGGTTYEGRNILGVNINRNPGQNPGIFIESQIHANEWITSGSTTWIINKLLTATTAEPEIKNLADNINWYIFPIINVDGYEYTRNVYRMWRKTRSQQGLICNGVDPNRNWDVYWEKGGIGSSANMCDGTFAGPEAFSEIETKSLSEYILSLADNLNFYIGFHSAANMLLFPWGHTNNPSPYYPQFMEIATATVNALHARHGTNYTYGPVYSTIYPTTGISADWVHYALGIPGFTYEFRNMNTATGEYYGALAPPEEIQPNAEEVLDSLVVLVQKATELGYMTPNVLKNHR, encoded by the exons ATGAAGTCTTGTTTTATACTCCTTGTAGTTCTTGCGCTTACCAGTGCTGAACCATATCGTTTTGATCAGTTCAAAGTGTTTAGAGTACGAATTGAAGCACAAGAACAACTGGATGTATTAAGAAGTTTGAAAACCGGTCCAAATAGTTATGAATACTTCGATGAACCTCGACATATCGGACAAGAAGTGGACATGGTGGTCCCACCATTTCTTCAATCGGAATTCGATAGTATGATTACGAACACCAAAATGAATAAAGAGTTGATGATCAACAATCTACAAGAACTCGTCGACAAAGAAAGGCCTAACAGAGCagtggaaaatgatgatgaaTTCGGTTGGGATGATTATCACAGCATTGACACAATAAACGCATGGATGTACTCTCTGGAAGAACTTTATAACGAAGTGACTGTTATCCAAGGTGGAACAACCTACGAAGGAAGAAATATTCTTGGTGTAAATATCAACCGAAATCCTGGACAAAATCCTGGAATTTTCATTGAATCACAAATTCATGCAAATGAATGGATCACATCTGGTTCAACAACATGGATTATCAACAAACTCCTCACAGCAACAACTGCAGAACCAGAAATCAAGAATTTAGCTGACAACATTAATTGGTACATCTTTCCGATCATCAATGTTGATGGCTATGAATACACAAGGAATGTGTACCGAATGTGGAGGAAGACCAGATCACAACAAGGACTGATTTGCAATGGAGTAGATCCTAACAGGAACTGGGACGTATACTGGGAGAAAGGTGGAATAGGTTCATCAGCCAATATGTGCGATGGGACTTTTGCAGGACCAGAGGCGTTTTCGGAAATTGAAACCAAATCTCTTTCTGAATATATTTTGAGCCTGGCAGATAATTTGAATTTCTACATTGGCTTCCACTCTGCTGCTAACATGCTGCTTTTCCCATGGGGTCATACTAACAATCCATCACCTTACTACCCTCAGTTT ATGGAAATTGCTACAGCTACTGTAAATGCACTACATGCTCGTCATGGAACGAACTATACCTATGGACCAGTTTACTCAACGATCTATCCTACAACAGGAATATCAGCAGACTGGGTTCATTATGCCCTAGGCATTCCTGGTTTTACTTACGAATTCCGTAATATGAATACTGCAACAGGCGAATACTATGGTGCCTTGGCACCTCCTGAAGAAATTCAACCTAATGCCGAAGAA GTTTTGGATTCGCTTGTGGTTCTCGTTCAAAAAGCTACAGAGTTGGGCTATATGACACCGAATGTTCTAAAGAACCATCGTTAG
- the LOC129806528 gene encoding zinc carboxypeptidase-like yields MGKNGVVLIFICILATIVSCEKARFDNYRVFTVGVDSEDQIKVLLDLERMSSSGYDFWTSPTKIGRSVDIMVPPHKSAEFEEVMTTYRFNTALKVENVQELIDNEQPKFRARDGEFGWTQYHTLEEIYAWLDLMLEQYSTVLTPIDAGNSFEGLPIRGVLLSYREGNSAVFIESNTHAREWITSASVTYILNEFLTSTDPAIRNIAESYDWYIFPNVNPDGFRFSHENNRMWRKTRSRNGLICRGVDPNRNWGHQWQDGSGPGASNDVCSETYAGPQAFSEPETRQLADFVLQHVDHIKVYLNFHSYGQWILYPWSYTEDPADNYDDLREIGFAASSKLKESYDSDYTVQSSFDLYICTGTSVDWSYGAAGIKVGYTYEVRDTGRYGFILPADQIIPNAIEVLQSLVALLGKCEDLGYMTL; encoded by the exons ATGGGAAAAAACGGTGTTGTGCTAATATTCATTTGCATTCTCGCGACCATTGTGAGTTGTGAGAAGGCTCGTTTCGATAACTACCGAGTGTTTACGGTTGGTGTAGACAGTGAAGATCAAATAAAAGTATTGCTTGATTTGGAAAGGATGTCTTCATCAGGCTATGACTTCTGGACTAGTCCTACTAAAATTGGTCGATCTGTAGACATTATGGTGCCCCCACATAAGTCTGCGGAATTTGAAGAAGTTATGACAACGTATCGGTTTAATACGGCATTGAAAGTTGAAAACGTTCAGGA GCTCATTGACAACGAACAGCCAAAATTTAGAGCCAGAGATGGTGAATTTGGATGGACACAGTATCATACCCTTGAGGAGATCTACGCTTGGTTGGACTTGATGCTGGAACAATACAGCACCGTCCTAACACCTATCGATGCAGGAAACAGTTTCGAAGGACTACCAATTAGAGGAGTTCTACTATCTTATCGc GAAGGAAATTCTGCGGTCTTCATTGAATCAAATACTCATGCTAG AGAATGGATTACATCTGCCTCAGTCACGTATATCCTGAATGAATTCCTAACATCAACTGATCCTGCTATCCGAAATATTGCTGAAAGTTACGACTGGTACATCTTTCCCAATGTCAATCCTGATGGATTCAGATTTTCTCATGAGAATAATCGAATGTGGAGAAAGACACGATCCCGCAATGGTTTAATCTGTAGAGGAGTTGATCCAAACCGAAATTGGGGTCACCAATGGCAAG ATGGATCAGGCCCTGGTGCAAGCAATGACGTTTGTTCAGAGACATACGCCGGACCTCAAGCATTCTCAGAACCAGAAACCAGACAATTGGCTGACTTTGTCCTTCAGCACGTTGACCACATCAAAGTTTATTT GAACTTCCATTCATACGGTCAGTGGATTTTGTATCCCTGGTCCTATACAGAAGACCCAGCCGATAATTATGATGATCTCCGAGAAATAGGATTTGCAGCAAGTAGTAAACTAAAAGAGTCTTATGACTCGGACTATACAGTTCAGAGTTCATTCGATCTCTATATCTGTACTGGAACTAGCGTTGATTGGAGCTACGGAGCGGCTGGTATAAAAGTCGGATACACCTATGAAGTTCGTGATACAGGACGTTATGGATTTATTCTCCCGGCTGATCAAATTATTCCTAACGCTATTGAAGTCTTGCAATCATTAGTCGCTCTACTTGGGAAATGTGAAGATTTGGGTTACATGACGCTTTGA
- the LOC129806526 gene encoding zinc carboxypeptidase-like, whose protein sequence is MYLKSAVVIVLVLALVKAEPFKFDNYRVYTVKVENDDQLLALKDLQTGPHHYEFIDEPMRSGQEVDLIVPPSYQDDFESLVTGKEMKVEMIIPNLQKLIDNERPQKMASRAAEDFGWDDYYDVNTIYEWLYQLEELYDEVTIFRVGTSYEGRDILGVNINRNPGQNPGIFIESNIHAREWITSSSTTWIINKLLTATDAEPAIKDLADNVNWYIVPVLNVDGYEYTREHYRLWRKTRSQQGFICVGVDPNRNWDSYWEKGGIGSSANMCEITYAGPEVFSEVETRSLAEYVLSIRDNLNIYLAFHSAAQMILMPWGHTTEFIEEHDDYMSMLDIAVTTLTARHGTPYTYGPTYTTIYPTTGTSSDWAYYALGIPGFTYEFRGRNPDTGERYSFVAPPDQIQPNAEEVLDSLGALVGRARELGYM, encoded by the exons ATGTATCTGAAATCAGCAGTAGTGATAGTTTTAGTTCTGGCTCTGGTGAAAGCTGAGCCATTCAAGTTCGACAACTACCGAGTGTATACAGTTAAAGTGGAAAATGATGATCAGTTGTTGGCACTAAAGGATCTCCAAACTGGACCTCATCACTATGAATTCATCGATGAACCAATGCGAAGTGGACAGGAAGTTGATTTAATTGTACCACCAAGTTATCAAGATGACTTTGAATCACTTGTAACAGGGAAGGAGATGAAAGTCGAAATGATCATTCCTAATCTACAGAAGTTGATTGATAATGAGAGACCCCAGAAGATGGCATCTCGAGCTGCTGAAGATTTTGGATGGGATGATTATTATGATGTCAATACCATTTATGAATGGTTGTATCAGTTGGAAGAGCTCTATGATGAAGTTACTATATTCAGGGTTGGAACAAGTTACGAAGGACGAGATATTCTTGGTGTAAATATCAATCGAAATCCTGGACAAAATCCAGGGATCTTTATTGAATCAAACATTCATGCACGAGAGTGGATTACATCATCTTCAACAACCTGGATCATTAACAAATTGCTTACAGCAACAGATGCTGAACCTGCAATTAAGGATTTGGCTGATAATGTGAACTGGTACATCGTACCCGTACTCAATGTTGATGGTTACGAATACACCAGAGAGCATTACAGACTCTGGAGGAAGACAAGATCACAACAGGGCTTCATTTGTGTTGGCGTCGATCCCAACAGGAATTGGGATTCATACTGGGAAAAGGGAGGAATTGGTTCATCTGCCAATATGTGTGAGATCACATATGCTGGACCAGAAGTCTTTTCAGAAGTCGAAACACGATCACTTGCCGAATATGTTTTGAGCATCAGGGATAACTTGAATATTTACCTAGCTTTCCATTCTGCAGCTCAAATGATTCTTATGCCATGGGGCCATACAAcggaatttattgaagaacatGATGATTAT ATGAGTATGTTGGACATTGCTGTAACAACCCTAACTGCACGCCATGGAACTCCGTATACCTACGGACCTACGTATACTACCATCTATCCTACAACGGGTACATCTTCTGACTGGGCGTACTACGCTCTCGGAATTCCTGGTTTCACTTACGAATTCCGCGGTAGGAATCCTGATACTGGCGAAAGATACTCATTTGTAGCACCACCAGATCAGATTCAACCAAATGCCGAAGAG GTGTTGGACTCCTTGGGAGCATTGGTTGGTAGAGCACGAGAATTGGGATACATGTAG